ATTGTTACCGTCCACAAATATAGAAAGACGGTTTTTTACGTTAGGCATAGAAACTTAAGACCTAATATTTGTAGTAAAGAATTTAATCTAAATATTCTATCTTACCATCCCTAATCAAAGAAAGTCTCTCGTTCAACAACTGCTGTTGTTTCCCCATGAATCTTTCATCGGATAGATGTAAGAATATAATTTGATCCTACCGTATGAATGCAGTACAAACTAGCCCTTAACAGAAGAAACATAAACCTTTATCAATTCGTTGGGTATTGATTGGATTAACCCTTGATTATTTAACGACTTGAGCCATTTTTTAACACACCAAGTTATATCCTGATTTTTAGTGTTAATCATTGGGCTGAGGTTAATTTTACTCCGTGTCAATAAGTGAGAAACCCAGGAACAAGGTAAAACTTTATTGGCTAGTCTTTGGCAAGATTCCGTGTTACAGGAAACTGTTAACACGAAATGAAACTTAAGATTTAGCCCTATTGGTTTCTATCACTTCTGGGTCTGGACGATGACAACAGTTAAGGATTTGGTTGTTACTGATCTACAATATAGAAATAGTCTATAACCTTTCTAGTATACCGAATAAAGGAACAGTCCTCGTAATCTTAATCACCTCAACGTAAATTTATTGAGGGGATTAGCCATAACTCCCCAGCCATCCTAGTTTCTGTTTATCCTTGTCCTTGGATCTGGAATTGTTATCCTGTTTCTGTTGTTTCCCGCTACTGAACACTTAGATATTCTAGGCTTTTTTGCTTTCTAGTGCCCATCGAGCCAGTTCTGTACGATTATGAAGGCCTGTTTTTCCCAACATATTGCTCACATGACTTTCAATCGTGCGTTGACTGACTTTCATAATCCGAGCAATATCACGGTTTGCTAAACCTTGGGCGACTAACTGTACAACCCTTAACTCCGTTGGAGTTAGTTCTACATTTCGACGCACCCGTAATTTAGGGCCATTATCCACATTGGGATTTTGGCGCTGAATCAAACGGGATGCTTGTCGCAGGGAAGATTCCACTTGAGCCACTAATTCTTCAGGTTCAAAAGGCTTAACAATATAGACATCGGCTCCGGTATTCAAACCTTTGACTTTATCTTGGCTTTGTCCT
Above is a window of Planktothrix sp. FACHB-1365 DNA encoding:
- a CDS encoding response regulator transcription factor, translating into MKDSNGEQKRLMLVDDDPNLVLLVRDYLEFRGYDVITAENGRVALEILEQELPDLMICDIMMPEMDGYTLVKQIREDPRTGWIPVLFLSAKGQSQDKVKGLNTGADVYIVKPFEPEELVAQVESSLRQASRLIQRQNPNVDNGPKLRVRRNVELTPTELRVVQLVAQGLANRDIARIMKVSQRTIESHVSNMLGKTGLHNRTELARWALESKKA